The window TGTCCTTCATATCCGCCATCACGAGCGCCATTTTTTGCTCGGCGTTTTTAAAGACGCTTGAGCCCATAAAAAGATACTGTGCAGGCATAGCCTGGCGCGAGATCTCAAACATCACGGGCCCAAAGGTCGCCGGATCACCCGGCTGTTTTCCGTTGTAAGCCTTAAATTTCTCGATAGTAGCGCTTCTAAACTCATCGTAGTCCTTGATCGCGCCCGCACCAGTTTTTAAGCTTTCGGCTAAAAATTCCGTCCTAAAGCCCGTTGGCATGACGTTTATCGCGCGAATACTGAACTGATTTAACTCTAAATTTAGCCCCTCGCTAAGCGCGGAAACGGCAAATTTACTCATACAATAAGGCGTGCTAGCCCCGCTCGTACGAAAGCCGCCGATCGAGCTTAGATTAAAGATACGAGCGACAATCTTCTCTTCGCTACCGCCGTCTTTTATCGCTTGCGGACGCATTAGTTTAAGCGCGGCCTGCGTTAGTAAAAACGGCGCAAAGACGTTTATCTCAAACTGCGTCCTTAAATCAGCCTCACCAGTCTCCTCGACTATGCCTAAAAGTCCGTATCCGGCGTTATTCACGAGGTTGTCGATGCGACCGAATTTTTTCTGCGTCGCCTCTACCAGCGCTTTAAATTTAGCCTGCAGATCGCCTTCGAATTTTAATTCAAACGGTAAAAAATTCTCGCTTTCGTCGCCGAATTTCTCATTTAGTTTTCTCATCGTTCTTGACGTAGCGACGACCTTATCGCCTCTACTTAGAGCATATTTTGCCAAACTCTCTCCAAAGCCGCCCGTAGCGGCCGTGATAAGCCAAATTTGATTTTCCATGTTTTTCTTCTTTATTAAATTTTCTTTCGCGTTTAAATTTACGCCAGCTAATATCGCGTTTTTATAAATTCTCGCCTTTTAATCGCCGCCTTTTGACAGATTGCGGATCGCCGTGATCGAAAGATAGGCTTGTTTTTATTGTTTTGGTGCATTATGCTTCATCCAGTTTACGAGCCACTTTACGCGCTCGGGATCTGCGTGGTCGAAAAATAGCGTCTTGCCTGTATCAAGCGCAGCGATAGCAGCCATATCATCAGGTGCAAGTGCAAAATCAAAAATATCGAAATTTTGCTTCATTCGCTCTATTTTTACACTCTTTGGAATGACGATGATGTCGCGCTGAATTAACCAGCGCAAAATAACCTGAGCTGAGCTTTTGCCGTATTTTTCACCAATACTGCTTAGTACGGCGTTTTTAAATATATTGTTTTTACCCTCGGCGAAGCTAGCCCACGACTCAAACGCTACGCCGTAGCCATCAAGCACGCGCTTTAACGCTTCACGCTGAAAAAATGGATGACACTCAAGCTGATTTACCGCAGGGATGACGCCGCTGTTTTCGCACAGATCGACGATCCGATCGGCGTAGAAGTTGCTAACGCCGATAGAGCGGATGCGACCCTCTTTTTTAAGCCTACTCATCGCTCGCCACGCGCCGTAAATATCGCCATATGGCTGATGAATGAGATAAAGGTCGAGGTAGTCAAGCCCTAGCTTTTTCATCGACGCATCAAAGGCTTTTAGCGCGCGCTTGTGCCTGCGTGGCGGTAAAATGGTGGAATTTAGCGGCAAGCAGTATCTCTACGATATGCAAAAATTCCTACTTTGCGCAAGCGACCTGCCGCTTTTGGGGCAGGTAGAGCGCTGATCGTTTCTATCGGTAAGCATTAAATTTCAAAGCGAGAATATTCTTGAGGCACTCAAGGAGATAGAGGGGCAGAACCGCGCGGGCAGACTTGAAAGCAGCCTATACTTCGGCGATATGAGCTACGAGATCGCGGACGCCGTTTCTAGGCTCATCTCTTTGCTGCGGCGGGAGCCTGCGAGCCTAAAGCACCTCGGGCGGCTAGCGATAAAAGAAATTTTATACACGCTGATCTTAAGCGGCGCCGGGGGATTTCTCAGCCGCTTCGTCATGCAGGGCACGGCGGAAAACTCCATCGCGCGCGCAATGAGAGAGATTAAAAGCCGCTTTAAAGAGCCGATCAACATGCGCGAGTTGGCGGCCGAGCTCGGCATCAGCACGTCGTCGTTTTATCATAATTTCAAAAAAATTACCGCGCTAAGCCCGCTTGATTTTCAAAAGCGCATTAGACTGCAGGAAGCTAGATATATCTTGCAAAACAAAAGTGGCACGGCTTCTCAAGCGGTCTTTGACGTCGGATACCAAAGTCCGTCGCAATTCAGCAGGGAGTACGCGAGGATGTTCGGCATGTTGCCTAAAGCTCACGCGCAGACGCTTCGAGACTAAAAAGCGGGCGAAATTAAAATGGTCGGTTTGGATGAGCTTCGGCAATCTTAAAAATTTTATGTCGAGCGTAAGCCGAAATAACTACGCAATAAAGTAGCATCCGCGACAGAAACAAACGCCTGGTAGAAAAATAGCCACGTCATAAGAGGGGCAACCAAGACACAAGAGAATAGTTGCGTGCAGTATGGCTAACACACTGTAAGGGGGTATCACACTACAAGAAAGCTGGCCTATACCGTAAACGATAACTGCCCCCCGTTTGCTTGCTGCTACGCTAGAAGTCATTGCCCACCTTGTTGCTAAATTTTATAATTTCAATCGCGTGGCGTTTTATCACGCGGCCTGCACAAGCAGAAT is drawn from Campylobacter sp. and contains these coding sequences:
- a CDS encoding AraC family transcriptional regulator, coding for MRELAAELGISTSSFYHNFKKITALSPLDFQKRIRLQEARYILQNKSGTASQAVFDVGYQSPSQFSREYARMFGMLPKAHAQTLRD
- a CDS encoding SDR family NAD(P)-dependent oxidoreductase — protein: MENQIWLITAATGGFGESLAKYALSRGDKVVATSRTMRKLNEKFGDESENFLPFELKFEGDLQAKFKALVEATQKKFGRIDNLVNNAGYGLLGIVEETGEADLRTQFEINVFAPFLLTQAALKLMRPQAIKDGGSEEKIVARIFNLSSIGGFRTSGASTPYCMSKFAVSALSEGLNLELNQFSIRAINVMPTGFRTEFLAESLKTGAGAIKDYDEFRSATIEKFKAYNGKQPGDPATFGPVMFEISRQAMPAQYLFMGSSVFKNAEQKMALVMADMKDTRSIAGEAMDFKDATASAFDKRNK
- a CDS encoding aldo/keto reductase, with protein sequence MPLNSTILPPRRHKRALKAFDASMKKLGLDYLDLYLIHQPYGDIYGAWRAMSRLKKEGRIRSIGVSNFYADRIVDLCENSGVIPAVNQLECHPFFQREALKRVLDGYGVAFESWASFAEGKNNIFKNAVLSSIGEKYGKSSAQVILRWLIQRDIIVIPKSVKIERMKQNFDIFDFALAPDDMAAIAALDTGKTLFFDHADPERVKWLVNWMKHNAPKQ